In the Mycolicibacterium thermoresistibile genome, one interval contains:
- a CDS encoding serine hydrolase, whose amino-acid sequence MLKRFAAVLTALVLLAGCRSGDDASTAHPSSDLPPPLVAAVDLPADAVANAVARLDGLAADLLEQSGIPGLAVAVVHGGKTVYAKGFGVKDIRTGDPVGADTVFQLASLSKPIGATVVAHQVGTGAISWDTPVISRLPWFRLSDPVVTERVTIGDMYAHRSGLPDHAGDLLEDLGYDRRQVLEKLAQLPLAPFRISYAYTNFGITAAAEAVAADAGMPWEELSGRVLYEPLGMASTSSRFADYQARADRAVGHIHVDGGYQPFYLRDPDAESPAGGVSSSVNDVARWLAMVLGDGSFEGRRIVDPDALLPALTPQIVSSPATEPAMRSGFYGYGFNVGITSAARTELSHSGAFELGTGTNFVILPSADAGIVALTNATPSGVAEALTAQFADLVQFGEIREDWYRLYRELMAPLEQPQGSLVGRPRPADPAPPAPLSTYVGTYHNDYWGPARVTERDGKLVLDMGPPDARPQPGAPDEFPLTHWDGNVFTFTLVTENAPPGTISKATFDGDRLTLEYYDDVHDGVFVK is encoded by the coding sequence GTGCTGAAGCGCTTCGCCGCCGTCCTCACGGCGCTGGTGTTGCTGGCCGGCTGCCGCAGCGGGGATGACGCATCCACGGCTCACCCGTCCTCCGATCTGCCGCCGCCGCTGGTCGCGGCGGTGGACCTGCCCGCGGACGCCGTCGCGAACGCGGTCGCCCGGCTGGACGGGCTGGCCGCCGACCTGCTGGAACAGTCCGGCATCCCGGGCCTGGCGGTGGCGGTGGTACACGGCGGGAAGACGGTGTACGCCAAGGGCTTCGGCGTCAAGGACATCCGGACCGGGGATCCGGTGGGCGCCGACACGGTGTTCCAGCTGGCCTCGTTGTCCAAACCGATCGGCGCCACCGTCGTCGCGCATCAGGTCGGCACCGGCGCGATCAGCTGGGACACGCCGGTGATCAGCCGGCTGCCCTGGTTCAGATTGTCCGATCCGGTGGTCACCGAGCGGGTCACCATCGGCGACATGTACGCCCACCGGTCCGGGCTGCCCGACCACGCCGGCGACCTGCTCGAGGACCTCGGCTACGACCGCCGCCAGGTGCTGGAGAAACTGGCCCAGCTGCCGTTGGCGCCGTTCCGGATCTCCTACGCCTACACCAACTTCGGCATCACCGCGGCTGCCGAGGCGGTGGCCGCCGACGCCGGCATGCCGTGGGAGGAGCTGTCCGGACGGGTGCTGTACGAACCCCTGGGGATGGCGTCGACGAGTTCCCGGTTCGCCGACTACCAGGCGCGGGCCGACCGGGCCGTCGGCCACATCCACGTCGACGGCGGCTATCAACCGTTCTACCTCCGCGACCCGGACGCCGAATCCCCGGCCGGCGGGGTCAGCTCCTCGGTGAACGACGTGGCCCGCTGGCTGGCGATGGTGCTGGGCGACGGCAGCTTCGAGGGCCGCCGGATCGTCGACCCCGACGCGCTGCTGCCCGCGCTCACCCCGCAGATCGTGTCCAGCCCGGCCACCGAACCGGCGATGCGGTCCGGCTTCTACGGCTACGGCTTCAACGTCGGCATCACCTCGGCGGCCCGCACCGAGCTCAGCCACTCCGGGGCGTTCGAACTCGGCACCGGCACCAACTTCGTCATCCTGCCGTCGGCCGACGCGGGGATCGTCGCGCTGACCAACGCCACCCCGTCCGGGGTGGCCGAGGCGCTCACCGCCCAGTTCGCCGACCTGGTGCAGTTCGGTGAGATCCGCGAGGACTGGTACCGGCTGTACCGCGAGCTGATGGCCCCGCTGGAACAGCCGCAGGGCTCGCTGGTGGGTCGGCCGCGGCCGGCCGATCCGGCGCCGCCGGCCCCGCTGTCCACCTACGTCGGCACCTACCACAACGACTACTGGGGCCCGGCACGGGTCACCGAGCGGGATGGCAAGCTGGTGCTCGACATGGGGCCGCCGGACGCGCGACCGCAGCCGGGGGCGCCGGACGAATTCCCCCTCACACACTGGGACGGCAACGTGTTCACATTCACTCTGGTCACCGAGAACGCCCCACCGGGAACGATTTCCAAGGCGACGTTCGACGGGGACCGCCTGACCCTGGAGTACTACGACGACGTCCACGACGGGGTCTTCGTCAAGTGA